One window of the Acaryochloris sp. CCMEE 5410 genome contains the following:
- a CDS encoding 2Fe-2S iron-sulfur cluster-binding protein has protein sequence MAKKITLEPIESQASIKTNDHLLAVLLQEKLDVQWKCGGRGRCATCHIYIQSGEESLSPKSKREVKTLELISNSQENSRLACQARVLGEGVVVELPVGMYLSEIDNLDTLIGKKIQEHILHPLNGTVLVQEGMMITRSMVNQLKEALVQIDKVLGII, from the coding sequence ATGGCGAAAAAAATTACGCTGGAACCCATCGAGTCTCAGGCATCTATTAAGACGAATGATCATCTTTTGGCAGTGCTACTCCAAGAAAAGTTAGATGTTCAGTGGAAATGCGGTGGCAGGGGAAGATGTGCCACCTGCCATATTTACATTCAATCCGGAGAAGAGAGCTTATCTCCAAAAAGTAAAAGAGAGGTGAAAACCCTAGAGTTAATCTCGAATAGCCAAGAAAATTCTCGATTGGCGTGTCAAGCCAGAGTATTAGGAGAAGGGGTTGTTGTAGAACTCCCAGTGGGAATGTATCTGAGCGAAATTGACAATCTGGATACGTTAATTGGGAAAAAAATTCAAGAGCATATTCTTCATCCACTGAATGGAACTGTTCTGGTGCAGGAAGGCATGATGATCACCCGTTCTATGGTGAACCAACTGAAAGAGGCCCTCGTTCAAATTGATAAAGTTCTAGGTATAATCTGA